In Phaeobacter gallaeciensis DSM 26640, a genomic segment contains:
- a CDS encoding CvpA family protein gives MEGFTIIDGVVALVIVVSALLAYSRGFVREAMAIAGWIAAAILAFLFAPQVEPLMAEIPVIGEFIADSCELSIIAAFAAVFALALIVVSFFTPLFSSLVQRSALGGLDQGIGFFFGVLRGILLVAIAFFLYNVVMTGQSFTMVDESRSAVVFERMIGKIEDRNPEQALGWVTTQYESLIGSCEK, from the coding sequence ATGGAAGGTTTCACCATTATCGACGGGGTCGTGGCCCTTGTCATTGTTGTATCAGCGTTGCTGGCCTATTCGCGCGGGTTCGTGCGTGAGGCGATGGCCATCGCTGGTTGGATCGCCGCCGCCATCTTGGCCTTTTTGTTTGCACCGCAGGTCGAGCCGCTAATGGCTGAAATCCCGGTGATCGGGGAGTTCATCGCGGACAGCTGCGAATTGTCGATCATCGCCGCCTTTGCTGCGGTGTTTGCATTGGCGCTGATTGTGGTGTCATTCTTTACGCCGCTATTTTCCTCGCTGGTGCAGCGCTCTGCGCTTGGCGGGCTGGATCAGGGCATCGGGTTCTTCTTTGGGGTGCTGCGCGGTATCCTGTTGGTGGCGATTGCCTTCTTCCTCTACAATGTGGTGATGACCGGTCAGAGCTTCACCATGGTGGATGAGAGCCGCTCTGCCGTGGTGTTTGAGCGGATGATTGGCAAGATCGAGGACCGCAACCCCGAGCAGGCGCTTGGCTGGGTCACCACGCAGTATGAAAGCCTGATCGGCTCCTGCGAGAAGTAA
- a CDS encoding Hint domain-containing protein, with translation MLLDHSTSFADCQPVGLLLDFPAAVSPAAPSRARPRPRTGGLLPHVMVETDRGFVQARDVKPGDKIYTLDGGAQEVTGVKHAVPRLTSLVHVPAGALGNDNDLTLPADQKVGLELAAVERLFDIPTAMTKVVSLIGYNGISAAMPEKMARIYLSFVEEEMIWAECGMLVHVAGETGADDDGAFRMLTLTETRQILASEDGRALADAGKGDANERDEESDDVLSAFDMLRGLLAA, from the coding sequence ATGCTGCTGGACCACTCGACATCGTTTGCTGACTGTCAGCCCGTTGGTCTTCTGCTGGATTTCCCGGCAGCTGTCTCCCCCGCCGCTCCCAGCCGTGCCCGGCCCCGGCCGCGCACTGGTGGTCTGCTGCCGCATGTGATGGTGGAAACGGATCGCGGCTTTGTTCAGGCCCGCGATGTAAAGCCCGGTGACAAGATCTACACGCTGGACGGTGGCGCGCAGGAAGTGACCGGCGTCAAACATGCGGTGCCACGCCTGACCTCCTTGGTGCATGTCCCCGCCGGTGCGCTGGGGAATGATAATGATCTCACCCTGCCTGCGGATCAGAAGGTTGGTCTGGAACTGGCCGCAGTGGAGCGCCTGTTCGACATCCCCACTGCGATGACCAAAGTGGTCTCTCTGATCGGTTACAACGGTATCTCTGCCGCCATGCCGGAGAAGATGGCGCGTATCTATCTCTCCTTTGTTGAGGAAGAAATGATCTGGGCCGAATGTGGCATGCTGGTGCATGTGGCAGGTGAGACCGGTGCAGACGACGACGGCGCGTTTCGCATGCTGACACTGACCGAGACCCGTCAGATCCTGGCCAGCGAAGACGGCCGCGCACTTGCCGATGCAGGCAAAGGCGACGCGAATGAGCGGGATGAGGAAAGCGATGACGTGCTCTCCGCCTTTGATATGCTGCGCGGTCTGCTGGCGGCCTGA
- the purF gene encoding amidophosphoribosyltransferase — protein sequence MPPAHPFDDDKLREECGIFGVVGVQDASNFVALGLHALQHRGQEAGGIVTHDPVEGFQSARRFGYVRDNFTSQDVMSTLPGPIGIGHVRYSTAGSKGQTAIRDVQPFFGEFAMGGAAIAHNGNITNADSLRKELIERGSIFQSSSDSECIIHLMARSLQRNIPERMEDALRRVEGAFSVVAMTRTKLIGVRDPLGVRPLVLGKIGDGYALSSETCALDIIGAEFLREIEPGEMVVITDKGVESHFPFRRQASKFCIFEHVYFSRPDSILGGRSVYETREAIGRELAKENPVEADLVCPVPDSGTPAAIGYSLESGIPYAMGIIRNQYMGRTFIEPTEQIRNMGVRLKLNVNRALIEGKRVILVDDSVVRGTTSRKIKEMILDAGASEVHFRIASPPTAWPCFYGVDTPDRDKLLAANMSEDEMAKHLAVDSLKFISLDGLYRAVGQDQGRNSACPQYCDACFSGEYPVVPTDMVERGFEMKAAAE from the coding sequence ATGCCCCCCGCCCACCCGTTTGACGATGACAAGCTGCGCGAAGAATGCGGCATCTTTGGCGTCGTCGGCGTCCAGGACGCCTCCAATTTCGTTGCTCTTGGCCTGCACGCCCTGCAACACCGAGGACAGGAGGCCGGCGGCATTGTCACCCATGATCCTGTCGAAGGGTTCCAGAGTGCCCGCCGGTTTGGCTATGTTCGCGACAACTTCACCTCGCAGGACGTGATGTCCACCCTGCCCGGCCCGATTGGGATTGGCCATGTGCGCTACTCCACCGCCGGGTCCAAAGGTCAGACTGCGATCCGCGACGTGCAGCCGTTTTTTGGCGAGTTTGCCATGGGCGGCGCAGCTATTGCCCACAATGGCAACATCACCAACGCCGATTCCCTGCGCAAAGAGCTGATCGAACGTGGTTCGATCTTCCAGAGCTCATCCGATAGCGAATGTATCATCCACCTGATGGCGCGCTCCCTGCAGCGCAACATCCCCGAGCGGATGGAAGATGCGCTGCGCCGGGTCGAAGGGGCGTTTTCCGTTGTCGCAATGACCCGCACCAAACTGATTGGCGTGCGGGATCCGCTGGGCGTGCGCCCGCTGGTGCTCGGCAAGATCGGCGATGGCTATGCGCTCAGTTCGGAAACCTGCGCACTGGACATCATCGGCGCAGAATTCCTCCGTGAAATCGAGCCGGGCGAGATGGTGGTGATCACCGACAAGGGCGTCGAGAGCCATTTCCCGTTCCGCCGCCAAGCGTCCAAATTCTGCATCTTTGAACATGTCTATTTCTCCCGCCCTGATTCGATCCTTGGCGGGCGTTCTGTTTATGAGACCCGCGAAGCCATTGGTCGCGAGCTGGCCAAAGAAAACCCGGTCGAGGCGGATCTGGTCTGCCCTGTGCCCGACAGCGGCACCCCGGCGGCGATTGGCTATTCGCTAGAATCGGGCATTCCCTATGCGATGGGGATCATCCGCAATCAGTACATGGGCCGGACCTTCATCGAGCCGACCGAACAGATCCGCAACATGGGTGTGCGTCTGAAGCTAAACGTGAACCGCGCACTGATCGAAGGTAAGCGTGTGATCCTGGTGGACGATTCTGTTGTGCGCGGCACAACATCGCGCAAAATCAAGGAGATGATCCTGGATGCCGGGGCCAGTGAGGTGCATTTCCGCATCGCCTCTCCGCCGACCGCCTGGCCCTGTTTCTACGGCGTGGACACACCGGATCGTGACAAGTTGCTGGCGGCAAACATGTCCGAAGATGAGATGGCCAAGCATCTTGCCGTGGACAGCCTTAAGTTCATTTCACTGGACGGGCTTTACCGCGCCGTCGGTCAGGATCAGGGGCGCAACAGCGCCTGCCCGCAGTATTGCGACGCCTGTTTCTCTGGCGAATATCCGGTTGTTCCCACCGATATGGTGGAACGGGGGTTTGAAATGAAAGCCGCAGCAGAGTAA
- a CDS encoding DUF2199 domain-containing protein → MLGSQRQCRCCGATFAQLLSLSCDRPDVCPEDMFVHDNSAISAQAGDVLTEDFCRLGKLRFIRAVLAVPLADTRGEEFILGTWARLSQEDFEAYLDRFEMQETEDLGSKRAWLANAIPPDGSDSVEAMLHMRPEGQYPELQISEPDHPLYNLQMVGAQLEELLGLLYAYGHDLPSLIYDA, encoded by the coding sequence ATGCTTGGCTCACAGCGCCAGTGCCGCTGTTGCGGGGCGACCTTTGCCCAGCTCTTGAGCCTCAGCTGTGACCGGCCCGATGTCTGCCCGGAAGATATGTTCGTGCATGACAACAGCGCGATCTCTGCTCAGGCCGGTGATGTGCTGACCGAGGATTTCTGCCGCCTTGGCAAACTGCGCTTCATACGTGCGGTACTGGCGGTGCCATTGGCGGATACCCGTGGTGAGGAGTTCATTCTGGGCACCTGGGCGCGGCTGAGCCAAGAGGATTTCGAGGCCTATCTCGACCGGTTCGAGATGCAGGAGACCGAGGATCTGGGCAGCAAACGCGCCTGGCTGGCCAATGCCATCCCACCGGATGGCAGCGATTCGGTTGAGGCAATGTTGCATATGCGACCTGAGGGGCAATATCCGGAGTTGCAGATCTCCGAGCCGGATCATCCGCTCTACAATTTGCAGATGGTAGGTGCGCAGCTGGAAGAGTTGCTGGGCCTACTTTATGCCTATGGTCACGATCTGCCGTCGCTGATCTACGACGCCTGA
- a CDS encoding type IV pilus biogenesis protein — protein MANRDSGKTPANVAGHATQKDALRRNRLSLLGLFGASNNLSAMVRMPSGRMQVVTRGSRLSGGEVIAIDAEGLILQKNGKAARIEMPGS, from the coding sequence ATGGCAAATCGTGATAGCGGCAAGACCCCAGCGAATGTTGCAGGTCATGCCACCCAGAAAGACGCCTTGCGCCGCAACCGCCTCAGCCTGTTGGGACTGTTCGGCGCCAGTAATAACCTCAGCGCCATGGTGCGCATGCCCAGTGGCCGCATGCAGGTGGTGACCCGTGGCAGCCGGCTGTCTGGCGGTGAGGTCATTGCCATTGATGCCGAAGGCCTGATCCTGCAGAAAAACGGCAAGGCTGCGCGGATCGAGATGCCCGGCAGCTGA
- a CDS encoding SDR family NAD(P)-dependent oxidoreductase, with amino-acid sequence MTQKLALITGASRGLGAALAEALAPTHHIVAVARTTGALEELDDRIKSVGGSATLAPMDITVPDAMATLCRGIHDRWGQLDLWLHTAIHAAPLSPANFVAAKDWQKSMAINATATSVLIPYVAPLLGQTGQAVFFDDPRAGEKFFGAYGATKAAQMSLANSWQVETAKTGPKVQVLTPQPMATAVRARFFPGEDRDALASPQQEAARLLPQILTAAD; translated from the coding sequence ATGACACAGAAACTTGCTCTCATCACCGGGGCCTCTCGGGGTCTGGGCGCCGCCCTCGCAGAGGCACTGGCGCCGACGCATCACATCGTTGCAGTGGCCCGCACCACGGGCGCGTTGGAAGAGCTGGACGACCGGATCAAATCCGTCGGCGGTTCTGCCACATTGGCGCCGATGGATATCACTGTCCCCGATGCTATGGCCACGCTCTGCCGCGGCATCCATGACCGCTGGGGGCAGCTGGATCTCTGGCTGCACACCGCGATCCATGCTGCGCCGCTAAGCCCTGCCAACTTCGTCGCTGCGAAGGATTGGCAAAAATCCATGGCGATCAATGCCACGGCGACCTCCGTGCTGATCCCCTATGTGGCGCCGCTGCTGGGGCAGACCGGTCAGGCCGTGTTTTTTGACGACCCGCGCGCCGGAGAGAAGTTCTTTGGGGCCTATGGTGCCACCAAAGCGGCCCAGATGTCGCTGGCCAACAGCTGGCAGGTTGAGACCGCAAAGACCGGCCCCAAGGTGCAGGTCCTGACGCCGCAGCCCATGGCAACCGCCGTCCGTGCCCGTTTTTTCCCGGGCGAGGATCGCGACGCGCTGGCCAGTCCGCAGCAGGAAGCGGCCCGGCTGTTGCCCCAGATACTGACCGCCGCCGACTGA
- the surE gene encoding 5'/3'-nucleotidase SurE, which produces MRILITNDDGISAPGLAVLEQIAREVAGPDGEVWTVAPAFEQSGVGHCISYTRPFMLSQLGERRFAAEGSPADCVLAGLHVVMKDQLPDLVLSGVNRGNNSAENALYSGTLGGAMEAALQGIPAMGLSQYFGPENNQLDNPFEAAAQHGADLIRSILDTQPKEDADYRLFYNINFPPVPAESVKGRRIAPQGFRRGSHFSVEEQTSPNGRRYLWIRGGNQHIATAEGTDAAQNLAGYISVTPMRADLTATDALERLKGIE; this is translated from the coding sequence ATGCGAATTCTGATCACCAACGACGATGGCATCAGCGCCCCCGGTCTGGCTGTTCTGGAACAAATCGCCCGCGAGGTGGCAGGCCCCGACGGCGAGGTCTGGACCGTTGCCCCTGCCTTTGAGCAATCAGGCGTCGGCCATTGCATCAGCTACACCCGCCCCTTCATGCTCAGCCAGCTGGGCGAGCGCCGCTTTGCCGCCGAAGGATCCCCTGCGGACTGCGTGCTTGCCGGGCTCCATGTGGTGATGAAGGATCAGCTGCCGGATCTGGTGTTGTCGGGCGTGAACCGGGGCAACAATTCGGCTGAGAACGCGCTCTATTCCGGTACACTGGGTGGCGCGATGGAGGCAGCGTTGCAAGGCATCCCCGCGATGGGGCTTTCGCAGTACTTCGGACCAGAAAACAACCAGCTGGACAACCCGTTTGAAGCCGCCGCCCAACACGGCGCCGATCTCATCCGCTCAATCCTTGACACACAACCCAAGGAAGACGCGGATTACCGCTTGTTTTACAACATAAATTTCCCGCCCGTCCCCGCGGAGAGTGTGAAAGGGCGACGGATCGCACCGCAGGGATTTCGGCGTGGCAGCCATTTCTCCGTCGAGGAACAGACCTCCCCCAACGGGCGACGCTACCTGTGGATCCGGGGCGGCAATCAGCATATCGCTACCGCCGAGGGCACCGATGCGGCGCAGAACCTGGCGGGCTATATCTCGGTCACGCCGATGCGGGCTGATCTGACGGCGACGGACGCGCTGGAGCGCCTGAAGGGCATTGAATGA
- a CDS encoding protein-L-isoaspartate(D-aspartate) O-methyltransferase: protein MSEPTAETKMQFLFALRSRGVTDAQVLDAMEQIDRGPFVRGLFSARAYEDMPLPIACGQTISQPSVVGLMTQALQVSPRDTVLEVGTGSGYQAAILSKLARRVYTVDRHARLVREARQIFDQLHLSNITSLVGDGSHGLPEQAPFDRIIVTAAAEDPPGPLLAQLKTGGIMVVPVGQSDTVQTLIRVQKTASGLEYDELRPVRFVPLLEGIGKDT from the coding sequence ATGAGCGAGCCGACTGCCGAAACCAAGATGCAGTTTCTGTTTGCCCTGCGCTCACGCGGGGTGACGGATGCGCAGGTGCTGGACGCGATGGAACAGATCGATCGCGGCCCCTTTGTGCGGGGGCTGTTTTCGGCGCGCGCCTATGAGGACATGCCGCTGCCGATTGCCTGCGGTCAGACCATTTCGCAGCCCTCGGTCGTCGGGCTTATGACGCAGGCCTTGCAGGTTTCGCCCCGCGACACGGTTCTGGAGGTCGGCACCGGCTCGGGTTATCAGGCTGCGATCCTGAGCAAGCTGGCGCGGCGTGTCTATACCGTGGACCGCCATGCCCGACTGGTGCGCGAGGCGCGGCAGATCTTTGACCAGCTGCATCTTTCCAATATCACCTCGCTGGTGGGGGATGGCAGTCACGGGCTGCCGGAGCAGGCCCCGTTCGATCGAATCATTGTGACCGCTGCCGCCGAGGATCCGCCCGGCCCGCTCTTGGCCCAGCTCAAGACCGGCGGTATCATGGTGGTGCCCGTGGGGCAGTCGGACACCGTACAGACCCTGATCCGTGTTCAAAAAACCGCCAGCGGTCTGGAATACGACGAATTGCGCCCGGTGCGTTTTGTTCCCCTGCTTGAGGGGATCGGCAAAGACACGTAA
- a CDS encoding LysM peptidoglycan-binding domain-containing protein, producing MTVTDPTRRDRATGRKVLMALPLVAVLAACEAPLDYDLRGQIGAFNTTKAAQTATTSRPKPDSNGLITYPSYQVAVARRGDTLNDVAGRIGLPASELARFNGMKTDDPLRQGEIIALPRRAPGTASNSAGGVDIASLAGDAIDSAPSTTPNAASTVNTTPLAPQPPASKPQVQSGPEPVRHKVKRGETAYTVSRLYQVPVKALAEWNGLGSDFAIREGQFLLIPLKDRPAPRKEASAATVPAVATVTAPGEGTSTPTPPSATKPLPQETVAPAAEAPKDLPKVEVPAPTRSSSSAMSYPVKGKITRTYAKGKNDGIDIAGAAGAPVQAADGGTVAAITKDSNNIPIIVIRHDAKLLTVYANVDKIEVNKGDTVSRGQTIAALRDGPSAYVHFEVRNGFESVDPLPYLQ from the coding sequence ATGACAGTGACTGACCCCACCCGCCGCGATCGTGCGACAGGCCGCAAGGTGCTGATGGCGTTGCCTCTGGTGGCCGTGCTGGCCGCTTGCGAGGCGCCGCTAGACTATGATCTGCGCGGCCAGATCGGTGCTTTCAACACCACCAAAGCCGCCCAAACCGCCACCACCAGCCGTCCGAAACCGGATTCCAATGGGCTGATCACCTACCCGTCTTATCAAGTGGCCGTGGCTCGGCGCGGTGATACGCTGAATGACGTGGCTGGGCGCATCGGTCTGCCCGCCAGCGAATTGGCCCGCTTCAACGGCATGAAGACGGACGATCCGCTGCGCCAGGGCGAAATCATCGCCCTGCCCCGTCGTGCGCCTGGCACCGCTTCAAACAGCGCAGGCGGTGTGGATATCGCCTCGCTGGCGGGAGATGCCATCGACAGCGCGCCCTCTACCACGCCAAATGCAGCAAGCACCGTCAACACCACGCCGTTGGCGCCGCAGCCCCCTGCGAGTAAGCCGCAGGTGCAGAGCGGGCCGGAGCCTGTGCGCCACAAGGTGAAACGTGGCGAGACCGCCTATACCGTGTCGCGGCTCTATCAGGTGCCAGTAAAGGCACTGGCGGAATGGAACGGTCTGGGCAGCGATTTTGCCATTCGCGAAGGCCAGTTCCTGCTGATCCCGCTGAAGGACCGCCCGGCACCGCGCAAGGAGGCCTCAGCAGCAACTGTACCTGCGGTCGCAACCGTCACGGCCCCCGGTGAGGGCACCAGCACGCCCACCCCACCCAGCGCCACCAAGCCGCTGCCGCAAGAAACCGTTGCCCCCGCCGCCGAAGCTCCCAAGGATCTGCCAAAGGTCGAAGTTCCCGCCCCCACCCGCAGCTCCAGCAGCGCGATGAGTTATCCAGTCAAAGGCAAGATCACCCGCACCTATGCCAAGGGCAAAAACGACGGCATTGATATCGCGGGGGCTGCGGGCGCGCCGGTGCAGGCCGCCGATGGCGGCACGGTCGCGGCGATCACCAAGGATTCCAACAATATCCCGATTATCGTGATCCGCCATGACGCCAAGCTGCTGACAGTTTACGCCAATGTCGACAAGATTGAGGTGAACAAGGGAGATACCGTATCACGCGGCCAGACGATTGCTGCTCTGCGTGACGGGCCATCCGCCTATGTGCACTTCGAGGTCCGCAATGGTTTCGAAAGCGTCGATCCCCTGCCCTATCTGCAATAA
- a CDS encoding ATP-binding protein — MDETSLNRIADALERMAPAPLEAPDFAAASAFVWHVVPDRLEAVDIVNRVDLQLLLGIDRARDTLLDNTRRFAAGFGANNALLWGARGMGKSSLVKAIHGQLSPEFPALKLVELQREDLPSVARLLNHLRAAPERFILFCDDLSFGHDDQHYKSLKAVLDGGIEGRPDNVLFYATSNRRHLMPRDMIENERSSAINPSEAVEEKVSLSDRFGLWLGFHPCDQDEYLAMISGYCAAYGVEVAEQELRAEAIEWQATRGARSGRVAWQFFTDLAGRHGVKVS, encoded by the coding sequence ATGGATGAGACAAGTCTGAACCGCATCGCTGATGCGCTGGAGCGGATGGCGCCTGCGCCTTTGGAGGCGCCCGATTTTGCCGCCGCGTCCGCGTTTGTCTGGCATGTCGTGCCGGACCGGCTAGAGGCAGTGGACATCGTAAATCGCGTTGATCTGCAACTGCTTCTGGGGATCGATCGTGCGCGGGATACCCTGTTGGACAACACCCGCCGTTTTGCCGCCGGGTTCGGGGCCAATAACGCGCTTCTATGGGGCGCCCGTGGCATGGGCAAATCCAGTCTGGTGAAGGCGATCCATGGCCAGCTGTCACCGGAATTTCCGGCGCTCAAACTGGTGGAATTGCAACGCGAGGATCTGCCCTCGGTGGCACGTCTTCTGAACCATCTGCGCGCCGCGCCGGAGCGCTTCATCTTGTTCTGTGATGATCTCTCCTTTGGCCATGATGATCAGCACTACAAAAGCCTGAAGGCGGTGCTGGATGGCGGCATCGAAGGGCGGCCAGACAATGTGCTGTTCTACGCCACCTCCAACCGTCGCCACCTGATGCCGCGCGACATGATCGAGAATGAGCGCTCCAGCGCCATCAACCCGTCCGAAGCGGTTGAGGAAAAGGTCTCGCTCTCGGATCGGTTCGGGCTGTGGCTCGGCTTTCATCCTTGTGATCAGGACGAATATCTCGCCATGATTTCAGGCTATTGCGCGGCTTACGGCGTAGAGGTTGCGGAGCAGGAGCTGCGCGCCGAGGCGATCGAATGGCAAGCCACACGCGGCGCACGTTCGGGCCGGGTCGCCTGGCAGTTCTTCACCGATCTGGCGGGGCGGCACGGGGTAAAAGTCAGCTGA
- the rpiB gene encoding ribose 5-phosphate isomerase B: MDQNKPTRVVLSSDHAAIELRQAIAEHIAANGWEVVDIGPTTPESTHYPKHGAAAAERVASGDCDLGIILCGTGQGIMMAANKVKGIRCGVCSETFSAKMIRQHNNANMLSIGARVVGDSLAIEIVDAFLNAEFEGGRHATRVDMIEAQDS; this comes from the coding sequence ATGGACCAGAACAAACCCACCCGCGTTGTGCTTTCCAGCGATCACGCCGCAATCGAGCTGCGTCAGGCCATCGCGGAGCATATCGCCGCAAACGGCTGGGAGGTCGTCGACATTGGCCCCACCACCCCCGAAAGCACCCATTACCCCAAGCACGGCGCAGCAGCGGCGGAGCGTGTGGCCTCGGGCGACTGCGATCTCGGGATCATCCTTTGCGGAACCGGTCAGGGCATCATGATGGCGGCAAACAAGGTGAAGGGCATCCGCTGCGGGGTCTGCTCCGAAACCTTCTCCGCCAAGATGATCCGCCAGCACAACAACGCCAATATGCTCTCCATCGGGGCGCGTGTGGTGGGCGACAGCCTCGCCATCGAAATTGTCGATGCCTTCCTCAATGCTGAGTTCGAGGGCGGCCGTCACGCCACCCGTGTGGACATGATCGAAGCGCAGGACAGCTAA
- the tatC gene encoding twin-arginine translocase subunit TatC, which produces MSASEDIDDSTAPLIEHLAELRTRLIRAVGAFIVGIVLAFTVAEPILQFLLGPIEETLRNLGDPAPTLQYTSPQEYLFTLFRISMVFGFALSFPVIGFQLWRFVAPGLYKTEKNAFLPFLIASPVMFLLGASFAHFVVTPLAMAFFLGFADVSSIFANLLSGAVSSLPADAAVVPETTDGVRITFFGKVNESLDITLKFIMAFGLCFQLPVLLTLMGKAGLVSADGLGSVRKYAVVAILVLAALVTPPDVITQGILFSVVYGLYEVSILLVRRVEKTREAKLRAEGYYDDEDDLDDEMDMHPEDDPLLAEFDEDEDSDGKAK; this is translated from the coding sequence ATGAGCGCGTCAGAAGATATCGACGACAGCACAGCGCCGCTGATTGAGCATCTGGCCGAACTGCGCACCCGCCTGATCCGGGCGGTGGGCGCGTTCATCGTGGGGATTGTGCTGGCCTTCACCGTGGCGGAACCGATCCTGCAATTCCTGCTCGGCCCGATTGAGGAAACCCTGCGCAATCTGGGCGATCCCGCACCGACACTGCAATACACCAGCCCGCAGGAATACCTGTTCACGCTGTTCCGCATCTCCATGGTATTTGGCTTTGCGCTGTCCTTCCCGGTCATTGGCTTCCAGCTCTGGCGCTTTGTGGCGCCGGGTCTATACAAGACTGAGAAGAACGCGTTTTTGCCCTTCCTCATTGCCTCGCCGGTGATGTTCCTCTTGGGGGCGAGCTTTGCGCATTTCGTGGTGACACCGCTGGCGATGGCCTTCTTCCTTGGCTTTGCCGATGTGTCGTCGATCTTTGCCAACCTCCTGTCTGGTGCGGTCAGCAGCCTGCCTGCCGATGCCGCCGTGGTGCCGGAAACCACAGATGGGGTGCGGATTACCTTCTTTGGCAAGGTGAACGAGTCGCTGGATATCACGCTGAAATTCATCATGGCCTTTGGCCTGTGCTTTCAGTTGCCAGTGCTGCTGACCCTGATGGGCAAGGCCGGTTTGGTCAGCGCTGACGGGCTGGGCAGCGTGCGCAAATATGCGGTTGTCGCGATCCTTGTGCTGGCCGCGCTGGTGACCCCGCCGGATGTGATCACGCAAGGCATCCTCTTCTCGGTGGTTTATGGCCTCTATGAGGTGTCGATCCTTCTGGTGCGCCGGGTCGAGAAAACCCGCGAGGCAAAGCTGCGCGCCGAAGGTTACTATGACGACGAGGATGATCTTGACGACGAGATGGATATGCATCCCGAAGACGATCCTCTGCTGGCTGAGTTCGACGAGGACGAGGATAGCGACGGTAAGGCCAAGTAA
- the tatB gene encoding Sec-independent protein translocase protein TatB — MFDLGWTELMVIGVVALIVVGPKDLPVLFRNVGRFVGKAKGMAREFSRAMNDAADEAGVNDMAKGLKAATNPMNTAMDGVKQAAQDMAKSIDPTKFDPDSETGKLAAERAEDAKKIQAATARAAADRKAREAAEAQTKAAEAEAALAASDAPDTPESESKT; from the coding sequence ATGTTTGATCTTGGGTGGACCGAACTCATGGTCATCGGCGTCGTGGCGCTGATTGTTGTCGGCCCCAAGGACCTGCCGGTTTTGTTCCGCAATGTCGGGCGGTTCGTGGGCAAGGCCAAGGGCATGGCGCGCGAATTCAGCCGGGCCATGAATGATGCCGCCGATGAAGCCGGCGTCAATGACATGGCCAAGGGGCTGAAGGCGGCAACCAATCCGATGAACACCGCTATGGATGGCGTCAAACAGGCGGCGCAGGATATGGCTAAGTCGATTGACCCGACCAAATTCGACCCTGACAGCGAAACCGGGAAACTGGCGGCTGAACGGGCGGAAGATGCCAAGAAGATCCAGGCAGCCACCGCCCGTGCGGCGGCAGACCGCAAGGCGCGCGAGGCGGCAGAGGCCCAGACCAAGGCGGCTGAGGCGGAGGCAGCACTCGCGGCCAGTGATGCGCCAGACACGCCGGAAAGTGAGAGCAAAACATGA
- the tatA gene encoding twin-arginine translocase TatA/TatE family subunit encodes MLNNIGLPGLLLIAVVVLVLFGRGKISSLMGEVGKGITAFKKGVNDSTKELEEDNTAEAARDVTPETEKDKV; translated from the coding sequence ATGCTTAACAATATTGGCCTTCCGGGCCTGCTGCTCATCGCCGTTGTCGTGCTGGTCCTGTTTGGTCGCGGTAAAATTTCTTCGCTGATGGGCGAAGTGGGCAAAGGCATCACCGCCTTCAAGAAAGGCGTGAATGACAGCACCAAGGAACTGGAAGAAGACAACACCGCTGAGGCCGCGCGCGACGTGACCCCCGAGACCGAAAAAGACAAGGTCTAA